The sequence below is a genomic window from Harmonia axyridis chromosome 1, icHarAxyr1.1, whole genome shotgun sequence.
atcataccATAAGCTTGtaaaacataacgtcatcgaaatattagtcgatttgtgtctgcatcttgaagttattctctatcaaacatgtcagcttacgagccaaaatctcgtcatttgcgggaggttctaattttctgctttaatatgaataaatctgcggctagGGCTCTCTCGAATGCTctgaaatacctatggtgaggtcgttattagtgaaagaacgtgccgagattGGTTTCatcgcttcaagaatggtgattttgatgtgaAAGACCAGTATGGCGatggaagaaagaaggtttgcgaagatgcagaattggaggcattacttgatcaagactcgtgtcaaacgcaacaagaattggcaggaccaTTGGtggtgacgcaacaagccatttcaaaacgcctgaaagtcatggcaatcattcagaaacaaggaaattgggatgccgtacgagtttaattcgagatatgttgaacggcgattGCTTTCTTTGGAGgaacagttgcttgcaaggcaaagacggaagggattaaTGCATTGTGCCTGGATTCGAAAaaagggttcattacgataatcccaagcgcagaaattcatggggatatcccggcaatGTTTCCACGTCGAGGGCAAAACCGAATATTGAGGGTTTCAAGGTCATGtttagtatttggtgggaccagttccgcgtagtgtattatgagttatttaaaccgactgaaacaatcacaggtgatctttatcgaacgcaattaatgagtttgagctgagcattaaaggacaaacggccgcaatacaacgagagatatgataatGATGATATGatatggacaatactttgaatcataaatgtataaccagtttttttgaaataaagcctcgaattttggaaaaaacggcggaaccaagttgtacgcttattaataataataaaataattgataattatgACAAATATACTCATGCCGGAAATCCTTGAtatttacaattaaaataaTATTAGTGGTTAATAAAAAATCAACTGACCTTGTTGTGGCCCTAATATTAAAACTGTAGCTATCATGATTATTATAACCCTCCATTTTCTATTACTTGGCCCTTCCTTGAAACAAATTTGAAACGTGCTCTTAATATGCTGAACATCTAAAAAATCTCGAATAAAACCTTTCTTCTGTACATCTATAGCATTTTCTTGTTCTCTCTTTGGATCTTTGATTATTATCATTCCATAAACGAAACAACAAGTCATTATTATAACGGATACCACGTAGGATCCAAAAAGACCTAGTGGACCTATAAAATAACCGCCCAGAACATTGCCAATTGCCACTGCAACATTTTGGAACATGGATAGAATTCCTATACGAATAGTCCTTTCTTCGTCTGTGCTGAGTCCACTGACATAGCTGTATGCTCCAAGAAATACACAACTCCACCCCCCACCAAGTGCATAAGGAATACAATCAAAGAAGAGTACATAATAAATTGAGAGCTCCATAAAGTAGTACGCACATATCAGCAAGCCAAAACCACTTATTGTATCACAGGCGATTGGTATTAGAATCACCGGCTTCCTTCTTTGATGTCTGTCGCTCCAAGAACCAAAGAACAACATGAGCAACGTCGGGAAAAAACCTACTACGATGGTTTTGATTGTGAGCATTCTTGACACCAGTTTATGTACTTCAGTTTCATGGTAAGTTTCATATCCTGTCTGATCTCGATTAAGCATGGCATCGCATACAGATTCGTTGAATTGAAGATTAACTCGACATGCTTTTTCAAGGTTTAAATTTTGTGTAGTCAATAATCCCATAACTCCAGGTAAAATGTAGAAAAACACTAGTGGTTCAACAGTTATATGAGTAACGGCATATTTGACTTTTTGAATCAAAGTCTGTTTGTTATTGCTTTTATTGACGGCAAGAATTTCCAAACTAATTGCTTTCTGTATATTCGGAAGCGACATTTTGGccgtattatttgaaaaattaaaaattcacaCCACACTACTGCACTTTGTATCGGATATTATATCTTCACTTTTGTTGATCTATCTTCAACATTCATGGTGCTTGTATTTTTCTTATCGGATGTTCAATAGATTACTCCATTGTACGTGAATTATATATAGACAAACATCAAATAATGTCGAATGTTAGATTAAGAGGGACGGCTTAGTATTCCTattcaatttgagaaaaatacaaataaataaaagcGCTTTAATTCAATCTCTTCGTATAGGCATTGTTGATTTAGTAGCTCCAAAATTTCTCGCAATACGTTTTGCAAAACGAAATCTGGAG
It includes:
- the LOC123689050 gene encoding tetracycline resistance protein, class H-like, with translation MSLPNIQKAISLEILAVNKSNNKQTLIQKVKYAVTHITVEPLVFFYILPGVMGLLTTQNLNLEKACRVNLQFNESVCDAMLNRDQTGYETYHETEVHKLVSRMLTIKTIVVGFFPTLLMLFFGSWSDRHQRRKPVILIPIACDTISGFGLLICAYYFMELSIYYVLFFDCIPYALGGGWSCVFLGAYSYVSGLSTDEERTIRIGILSMFQNVAVAIGNVLGGYFIGPLGLFGSYVVSVIIMTCCFVYGMIIIKDPKREQENAIDVQKKGFIRDFLDVQHIKSTFQICFKEGPSNRKWRVIIIMIATVLILGPQQGEFVVFYLYTRYKFEWNEVNYSIFNSLQFIVQIIGSIFALSFFSKKLKFDDATLGIIALVSKISACFVYALAPTGNYFLMGCLAEIFHGTCHIALRSLMGKIVPPHELGQSNSVFGVCEAIMPLVFGPFYATLYYYTIEYFPGAFLLASATFYAMTLPLFVMLYKFNMKDKKITKKNLNEMEQEKNLLKKALNKGRKMSLNALKA